Proteins encoded in a region of the Campylobacter geochelonis genome:
- the pyk gene encoding pyruvate kinase, translating to MIKKTKILATIGPASDKEEVIENLVLAGVNAFRMNFSHGDHAYHKSNLDKIRNIEAKKGIRIGVFQDISGPKVRVGKLDGMFELHSGDKLIFVKEKIDGEQIDEKTYKICINHPEILSLIKEGEYIYLCDGSIRAKVVFASGDSVEAVLENSGILTSNKGVNFPNTKINIDVITQKDMKDLEWGAKNGVNFVAVSFVQHANDVLRVREILKGFNSTAKIYAKIEKFDAVENIDEIIAVSDGIMVARGDLGIEVPYYEVPNIQKMIIKKANEQAKPVITATQMMLSMTQNDRATRAEISDVANAVLDGTDAVMLSEESAVGKDPVAVVKAMTSTIIEVEKIYPYNKFDNYEFYDETDMVASSSCLLATRLKAKGILSITGSGKSAIKMARSRTDIKILAIAHDEQTAHSLTLAWGVIPVLVKPKNAVTLLVSDIIKDLYNKGAISDELTYVITAGFPTGVAGSTNYIRILKKDQIRYYLDI from the coding sequence ATGATAAAAAAAACAAAGATTTTAGCCACCATAGGACCAGCAAGCGATAAAGAAGAAGTTATAGAAAACTTAGTTCTAGCAGGAGTTAATGCTTTTCGTATGAACTTTAGCCATGGAGATCACGCATATCACAAGTCAAATTTAGATAAAATCAGAAATATAGAAGCAAAGAAAGGCATTAGAATCGGCGTTTTTCAAGATATCAGCGGACCAAAAGTCAGAGTTGGCAAGCTTGATGGTATGTTTGAGCTACACTCTGGCGATAAACTTATCTTTGTAAAAGAAAAAATCGATGGTGAGCAAATCGATGAAAAAACATATAAAATTTGCATAAACCACCCAGAAATTCTATCTTTGATAAAAGAGGGCGAGTATATTTATCTGTGCGATGGAAGTATCCGCGCTAAGGTAGTTTTTGCAAGCGGGGATAGCGTTGAAGCTGTGCTTGAAAATAGTGGAATTCTTACTTCAAACAAGGGTGTAAATTTCCCAAATACAAAGATAAATATCGATGTCATCACTCAAAAAGATATGAAAGACTTAGAGTGGGGCGCTAAAAATGGAGTAAATTTTGTCGCTGTATCGTTCGTGCAACACGCAAATGATGTTTTAAGAGTTAGAGAAATTTTAAAAGGCTTTAACAGCACTGCTAAAATTTATGCTAAAATCGAGAAGTTTGACGCGGTTGAAAATATCGATGAGATTATCGCAGTAAGTGATGGTATCATGGTTGCAAGAGGGGATTTAGGCATAGAAGTGCCATACTATGAAGTGCCAAATATCCAAAAAATGATAATCAAAAAAGCAAACGAACAAGCCAAGCCAGTCATCACAGCAACTCAAATGATGCTTTCGATGACTCAAAATGACCGTGCGACAAGAGCTGAGATTAGCGATGTGGCAAATGCGGTTTTAGATGGAACAGACGCAGTTATGCTAAGTGAGGAAAGCGCTGTTGGAAAAGATCCAGTCGCGGTTGTTAAGGCTATGACTAGCACCATAATAGAGGTTGAAAAAATATATCCGTATAATAAATTTGATAATTATGAGTTTTACGATGAAACCGATATGGTCGCATCTAGTAGTTGCTTGCTTGCAACTAGACTTAAGGCTAAAGGGATTTTATCTATCACTGGCTCTGGAAAATCAGCGATAAAAATGGCAAGAAGTAGAACTGATATCAAAATTCTAGCTATCGCCCACGATGAGCAAACAGCTCACTCGCTAACCCTTGCGTGGGGCGTTATACCAGTTTTGGTAAAACCAAAAAATGCGGTAACCTTGCTTGTGTCTGATATCATAAAAGATCTGTATAACAAAGGCGCTATAAGTGATGAACTAACTTACGTTATCACAGCGGGCTTTCCAACGGGCGTTGCAGGAAGCACAAACTATATAAGAATTCTCAAAAAAGATCAAATTCGCTACTATCTTGATATATAA
- a CDS encoding SDR family NAD(P)-dependent oxidoreductase, whose product MKTILITGCSSGIGYVCAKELKKDGYNVLATARKAKDVARLKDEGLNAFQLDISNQESILSAVEWVKTQTDKIDFLFNNAGYAQPGAVEDLTMSLLRQQFDTNLFGAIFLTNQILKLMREQGSGRVIFNSSILGFVAMSYRGSYNASKFAMEGLVDTLRLELYNTNIKVALIQPGPITSDFRKNALAKFRENIDIHSSFHKEIYIKTLKRLESEEKTKFELSEFAVLKALKRAMEDKNVKARYQVTTPTVLMWYLKKLLPTKLFDRLAIKAGD is encoded by the coding sequence ATGAAAACTATTTTAATAACTGGTTGTTCAAGCGGCATAGGCTATGTCTGCGCAAAAGAGCTTAAAAAAGATGGTTATAATGTACTAGCAACCGCTAGAAAAGCCAAAGATGTAGCAAGACTAAAAGATGAGGGACTAAATGCTTTTCAACTTGATATAAGCAATCAAGAGAGCATTTTAAGTGCTGTTGAGTGGGTAAAAACACAAACAGATAAGATAGACTTTTTGTTTAACAACGCAGGATACGCCCAACCAGGAGCCGTTGAGGATTTGACGATGAGTTTGCTTAGGCAGCAGTTTGATACGAATCTCTTTGGGGCGATTTTTTTGACAAATCAAATTTTAAAACTTATGAGAGAACAAGGAAGTGGTAGGGTTATATTTAATAGCTCGATTTTAGGCTTTGTAGCGATGAGTTACAGAGGCTCGTATAATGCTAGTAAATTTGCTATGGAGGGGCTAGTCGATACTTTAAGGCTTGAACTTTATAACACAAACATAAAAGTAGCTTTAATCCAGCCAGGTCCAATAACAAGCGATTTTCGTAAAAATGCGTTGGCTAAATTTAGAGAAAATATCGATATACATTCAAGCTTTCATAAAGAAATTTATATAAAAACGCTTAAAAGGCTTGAAAGCGAAGAAAAAACAAAATTTGAGCTAAGTGAATTTGCGGTTTTAAAAGCTCTTAAAAGGGCGATGGAAGATAAAAATGTCAAGGCTAGATATCAAGTCACGACTCCGACTGTTTTGATGTGGTATCTAAAAAAGCTCTTGCCAACAAAACTTTTTGATAGGTTGGCTATAAAAGCTGGAGATTAA
- the recR gene encoding recombination mediator RecR: protein MRQGISKFDDLVACFEKLPGVGKKSALKYAYHVSLVDSFSGLNLAHSIEDAVSFLKRCQKCGALSENEICDICADLDRDRSLICLVESPKDLLVLEQSKVYNGLYFVLDDVNNEIVEKLRLAIKENGTSEVIFALTPGINSDGIMLYIEDKLQDFNLHFSKIAQGIPTGVSLDNVDMLSLMKAMSSRMDT from the coding sequence ATGAGACAAGGTATAAGCAAATTTGATGATTTGGTTGCCTGCTTTGAAAAACTGCCCGGAGTTGGCAAAAAATCGGCTTTGAAATACGCTTATCACGTTAGTTTGGTCGATTCTTTCTCTGGGCTAAATTTAGCTCACAGTATAGAAGATGCGGTTTCGTTTTTAAAGCGTTGCCAAAAGTGTGGTGCTTTAAGCGAGAACGAAATTTGCGATATTTGCGCTGATTTAGATAGAGATAGATCTTTAATCTGCTTAGTAGAAAGCCCGAAAGATCTGCTTGTTTTAGAACAAAGCAAAGTTTATAATGGGCTTTATTTCGTGCTTGATGATGTAAATAATGAAATCGTTGAGAAGCTTCGCTTAGCTATAAAAGAAAATGGAACTTCAGAGGTGATTTTTGCGCTAACTCCAGGCATTAACAGCGATGGGATTATGCTTTATATCGAAGATAAGCTTCAAGATTTTAATCTTCATTTTAGCAAAATCGCACAAGGAATTCCAACTGGCGTTAGCCTTGATAATGTCGATATGCTCTCTTTGATGAAGGCTATGAGCAGTAGGATGGATACATAA
- a CDS encoding ArsS family sensor histidine kinase has product MRYSLSTKIGMVFAIAFTLVCVLFVTFGMMQTNQALDRMKNSQLNSISYLLNLYDRAIPPQDIQQYFKNFNLEVVKDKNLVSNVLSSGDMVFTNLTPVGEFISIRYHNSLFLHIKNQSFNVTFESIGTKNLNDPLWVGFFLTITLLISLYLSVMRSLSPLKKLNNNIKKFAAGNLEIVCSEVKGDDEIGELATEFDNAVSKIRELVRSRQLFLRAIMHELKTPIGKGRIVSEMIDDETQKARLINVFERLEILINEFAKIEQLLTKSYSLNYQECHLSLILEQVKDLLMLDDWDKKIFVDLKDDVVINVDFQLFALAIKNLIDNGLKYSDDRKVNIICTKEKICIQNVGKPLAMSIEHYKQAFIRNRNEKVSGMGLGLYIVDKISSMHKFCFDYFYSDSTHNFVIEFKQCAKSSCEIPKKGKFLKKRKDK; this is encoded by the coding sequence ATGAGATACTCGCTAAGTACTAAAATAGGCATGGTTTTCGCCATTGCCTTTACTTTGGTTTGTGTTTTGTTTGTTACATTTGGAATGATGCAAACTAATCAAGCATTAGATAGGATGAAAAACTCTCAGTTAAATTCTATTAGCTATCTTTTAAATTTATACGATAGAGCTATACCTCCTCAAGATATACAGCAATATTTTAAAAATTTTAACCTTGAAGTAGTTAAAGATAAAAATTTAGTTAGCAACGTCCTTTCTAGTGGAGATATGGTTTTTACAAATTTAACTCCAGTGGGTGAGTTTATCTCGATTCGCTACCACAACAGTCTATTTTTGCATATAAAAAATCAATCTTTTAATGTAACTTTTGAAAGTATTGGCACAAAGAATTTAAACGATCCGCTTTGGGTTGGGTTTTTCCTTACTATCACGCTTTTAATATCTTTGTATCTGTCTGTTATGCGAAGCCTATCGCCTCTTAAAAAACTTAACAACAACATCAAAAAATTTGCAGCTGGAAATTTAGAGATAGTTTGTTCTGAAGTTAAAGGCGATGATGAAATAGGCGAACTTGCAACCGAATTTGATAATGCAGTTTCAAAGATTAGAGAGCTTGTGAGATCTCGCCAGCTTTTTTTACGAGCCATTATGCATGAGTTAAAAACTCCTATCGGAAAAGGTCGTATCGTTTCAGAGATGATAGATGATGAAACGCAAAAAGCAAGGCTGATTAATGTTTTTGAAAGACTTGAAATTCTCATAAACGAATTTGCTAAAATCGAGCAACTTTTAACCAAATCTTACTCTCTAAACTATCAAGAGTGCCATTTAAGCCTTATACTCGAGCAGGTAAAAGATCTTTTGATGCTCGATGACTGGGATAAAAAGATTTTTGTTGATTTAAAAGATGATGTGGTTATAAACGTTGATTTTCAGCTTTTTGCCTTGGCGATAAAGAATTTGATTGATAATGGGCTAAAATATTCAGATGATAGAAAAGTAAATATCATCTGTACTAAAGAGAAAATTTGCATACAAAATGTCGGCAAACCGCTTGCGATGTCAATTGAGCATTATAAACAAGCATTTATTAGAAATCGAAACGAAAAGGTCTCAGGAATGGGACTTGGACTATATATAGTTGATAAAATTTCATCTATGCATAAATTCTGTTTTGATTACTTTTATAGCGATAGCACTCATAACTTTGTGATCGAGTTTAAACAATGCGCTAAAAGTAGCTGTGAAATACCAAAAAAAGGCAAATTTCTTAAAAAAAGAAAAGATAAATGA
- a CDS encoding response regulator transcription factor: MINVLMIEDDYEFAQILSEYLIKFNIKVTNYEDPYLGLSAGIKNYDLLILDLTLPGMDGLEVCKEIREKYDIPIIISSARSDVSDRVVGLQIGADDYMPKPYDPKEMHARIMSLIRRYKKTAQVDENVVDSIFRVDEKRHEILYNETALVLTPAEYEILEYLIKQHSFSVSREQLVYHCKSLKDKDSKSLDVIIGRLRSKIGDSSKNPKHIFSVRGIGYKLIG, from the coding sequence ATGATTAATGTTTTAATGATTGAAGATGATTACGAATTCGCGCAAATTTTGTCGGAGTATCTAATTAAATTTAACATAAAAGTTACAAACTATGAAGACCCATATTTAGGATTAAGTGCTGGTATAAAAAACTATGATTTACTCATACTAGACCTTACTTTACCAGGAATGGATGGCTTAGAGGTATGTAAAGAAATTCGCGAGAAATACGATATACCTATCATCATCAGCTCCGCTAGAAGCGATGTTAGCGATAGAGTCGTAGGACTCCAAATAGGTGCAGATGACTATATGCCAAAACCTTATGATCCAAAAGAGATGCACGCAAGAATTATGAGCTTGATTAGACGTTATAAAAAAACAGCTCAAGTAGATGAAAATGTTGTAGATAGTATATTTAGAGTTGATGAGAAAAGACATGAAATTTTATACAACGAAACAGCCTTGGTTTTAACTCCAGCTGAGTATGAAATTTTAGAATACCTCATCAAACAACACAGCTTTTCAGTTTCACGCGAGCAGTTAGTTTATCACTGCAAAAGCCTTAAAGACAAGGACTCAAAAAGCTTAGATGTTATAATCGGTCGTTTAAGATCAAAAATCGGCGATAGCTCTAAAAACCCAAAACACATATTTTCAGTTCGCGGAATAGGATATAAACTTATAGGATGA
- the dnaJ gene encoding molecular chaperone DnaJ: MVDIDYYEVLEISRDADNETVKKAFRRLALKYHPDRNQGDKEAEHKFKEINEAYQCLGNEEKREIYDRYGKAGLNGSSGGFGGFEDFDLGDIFSSFFGGGFQESRKPKSVDNYPLDVEISLRVDFKDAVFGVQKELKYKIKTPCKTCNGSGSKDGKKTTCPHCGGRGKISERRGFMNYIQTCPYCKGSGQIIKEKCEKCHGLGYDEEEISFKFDVPKGVDTGLKIRIADKGNLSKTGEYGDLYVNIIVKEDDKFIRNGDDVYVEIPVFITQAMLGECILIPTLRGEKELRLHVGTKDKEQFVLEKEGIENIRTKEMGRLILQVSIKMPKKLDEQQEKLLKELQDSFGIKSNCVIEENLFDKIKGWFK; the protein is encoded by the coding sequence TTGGTTGATATTGATTATTATGAAGTATTAGAAATTTCGCGTGATGCCGATAATGAAACGGTAAAAAAGGCATTTAGAAGGCTTGCATTGAAGTATCACCCAGATAGAAATCAAGGCGATAAAGAGGCTGAACATAAATTTAAAGAGATAAACGAAGCTTATCAATGTCTTGGCAATGAAGAAAAAAGAGAAATCTATGATAGATATGGAAAAGCTGGATTAAATGGTTCAAGTGGCGGTTTTGGTGGCTTTGAGGATTTTGATTTAGGGGATATTTTTAGTTCATTTTTTGGTGGCGGTTTTCAAGAATCAAGAAAACCAAAAAGCGTTGATAACTATCCGCTTGATGTCGAGATATCTTTACGAGTTGATTTTAAAGACGCTGTGTTTGGGGTGCAAAAAGAGTTAAAATATAAGATTAAAACTCCATGCAAAACTTGCAATGGTTCTGGCTCAAAAGATGGCAAAAAAACTACTTGTCCACACTGTGGTGGTCGAGGTAAAATCAGCGAGCGTAGAGGCTTTATGAACTATATCCAAACCTGCCCATACTGCAAAGGAAGCGGACAAATCATAAAAGAAAAGTGCGAAAAATGCCATGGGCTTGGATATGATGAGGAAGAAATCAGCTTTAAATTTGATGTCCCAAAAGGTGTTGATACTGGACTTAAAATCAGAATAGCAGACAAAGGAAATCTATCAAAAACTGGCGAATATGGAGATTTATATGTCAATATAATAGTCAAAGAAGATGATAAATTTATAAGAAATGGCGATGATGTTTATGTAGAAATTCCTGTATTTATAACTCAAGCTATGCTTGGTGAGTGTATTCTGATACCAACATTGCGTGGAGAAAAAGAGCTAAGACTTCATGTTGGAACAAAAGATAAAGAGCAATTTGTCTTAGAAAAAGAGGGTATTGAAAATATAAGAACCAAAGAGATGGGAAGACTTATACTGCAAGTTTCAATCAAAATGCCAAAAAAACTAGATGAACAACAAGAAAAACTACTAAAAGAGCTTCAAGATAGTTTTGGTATAAAGAGTAATTGTGTTATAGAAGAAAATTTGTTTGATAAAATAAAAGGGTGGTTTAAGTAG
- a CDS encoding response regulator, protein MRKINILTIDDDFINLKLLEAMLKSHESVGEIIKATNGLDGLNIIDQRDDIDLVLLDIVMPVMNGLEFLDNLKARKNAFSKPVIVITTDEAVKREAFNKGANDFLTKPILKKVLLEKIDKLIVDFE, encoded by the coding sequence ATGAGAAAAATAAATATACTTACCATTGATGATGACTTTATAAATTTAAAGCTCTTAGAAGCGATGTTAAAAAGCCATGAATCAGTCGGAGAAATCATCAAGGCCACAAACGGTCTTGATGGTCTAAATATCATAGATCAAAGAGATGATATAGACTTGGTGCTTTTAGATATAGTTATGCCAGTTATGAATGGTCTTGAGTTTTTAGATAACTTAAAAGCTAGAAAAAATGCTTTTTCAAAACCTGTTATTGTTATAACAACAGATGAAGCCGTAAAAAGAGAGGCATTTAACAAAGGCGCAAACGACTTTTTAACAAAACCAATACTTAAAAAAGTATTATTAGAAAAGATAGATAAACTTATAGTAGACTTTGAATAA
- a CDS encoding response regulator, with protein sequence MKLNTTTTLKLITGIPVLIIVALISYNLYQSYKNYQVANRLNIQTQDISHLAKLIDDIGSERGLSAIFSGSNGKFGGGEVLKKQRLNVDKSIKTFEDFYTNYDTKHEDIISFIEKPIVPKEMTNIITYVKQITQVRQNIDSLKIDFNDIFFKYFREIDKEYINYLKKVQDNAITPEISFLVANLILSYESVDASAAKRDYVSSILASNRALTEKELRYLRDLDNKSSFLSYDTLPNSDTKKSIQALMASQETQDIIANANTINAQIQQDAVSEEYSVTFVEWFTVVSQQIAVTKKVMKQIDEELNKQTVAYKENIQKQLTFAVGIWILSLILFLISLRVISKFQKNLEELDTVLNSIGSISNQDIKIDLRTSEGITRAYSIIQDAVDVIAMQKATAEDANKAKSIFLANMSHEIRTPLNGIIGFTELLKNTDLDEEKRDYVDTIERSSENLLTIINNILDVSKIESNKVELEDILFDPISDFESAIEIYVAKASEKNIDLLSYIDPSLVNHLYGDVTKIKEVLINLMSNAVKFTPENGTIFVEISRQESKKDNEAIISFSVKDSGVGIAEDKLENIFNAFSQADSTVTRQYGGTGLGLTISSKYVSMMGGSLQVESTEGEGSTFFFTLSFKETAKTNALNIYQNIKGRRFAILTNSPAHAYNVIAQKYIEYMGGYVKLFDKDDNIDRTHSDILIVRLENYSMLDKNVDIPIVISAKPKELQVLSITDANIYTLSEPMNVTKILKLVDKIEKAGKLSTSSSKEERIVSPTVKTVQKDEIRQSVAKQEASRVGKPDLRDILKGKDSTEKTHNIIDTHELDHELEREIQASLDDKNTKDIKITPLDIDTKEADESPLILDLDELDAIFEKEPEKAKEPVPVKDTKIDDSIDEPIHIDTFDEIKLEEEPIRIETPVAKKEPVYEEVIQEIVTPKVEQVIKETPKPRAPQTKIIEETIMVDEVVQEEVEEFEEVEETVTEYVDQEVEIEEEIEVPVVVANAAASGDSDDPLKATYNANILIAEDNEINQKLIRHTLSSFGMNLTIVENGLLALEQRKENDFDLIFMDIAMPVMDGVEATKQIKLYEETNNLPHVPIVAVTANALKGDRERFMSQGLDEYCTKPIKKDILASMLDTFISDKRVGAGGTTTTTKKQKVKKTVVQKVPKTVIKKVLKPKIVLKDVVRQKPVVVRKEVLIPQDDIVIEEVKPSKPIYEAQVVEPKVQAPEKKAQIVEDKVQSQAPAVEKTAEKQDINLEKRDVLVCKKSRLENKIFNSILKQQIDKIDTAESMDELLDLLNKNSYKLVLVDYKVPNFSPSALNDTLNEQNSSSTSTILFANLDKDDVGSLERQFTEVASSSINKSTLENLVKKYI encoded by the coding sequence ATGAAGCTAAATACAACGACTACGCTGAAGTTAATTACTGGTATTCCAGTACTTATAATAGTTGCTTTGATTAGTTATAACTTATACCAGTCTTATAAGAACTATCAAGTAGCTAACAGGCTCAACATTCAAACACAAGATATATCGCATCTTGCTAAGTTAATTGATGATATAGGAAGCGAAAGAGGACTTAGCGCTATATTTTCAGGAAGTAATGGTAAATTTGGCGGTGGTGAAGTACTAAAGAAACAAAGATTAAATGTAGATAAATCTATAAAAACTTTTGAAGATTTCTATACTAACTATGATACCAAACACGAAGATATCATATCATTTATAGAAAAACCAATTGTTCCAAAAGAGATGACAAACATCATAACTTATGTAAAACAAATCACTCAAGTTAGACAAAATATCGATAGTTTAAAAATTGATTTTAACGATATTTTCTTTAAATACTTTAGAGAGATAGATAAAGAGTATATAAACTACCTAAAAAAGGTACAAGATAATGCGATAACCCCAGAGATTTCATTCTTGGTTGCAAACTTGATACTATCATATGAAAGTGTTGATGCATCAGCAGCAAAAAGAGACTATGTATCGTCAATCCTCGCTTCAAATAGAGCTTTAACAGAAAAAGAGTTAAGATATTTAAGGGATTTAGATAACAAGAGTTCATTCTTATCTTATGATACACTACCTAACTCAGATACCAAAAAATCTATCCAAGCATTAATGGCATCACAAGAGACTCAAGATATCATAGCAAACGCAAACACTATCAATGCTCAAATTCAACAAGATGCTGTTTCTGAAGAGTATAGCGTAACATTTGTTGAGTGGTTTACGGTAGTAAGTCAACAAATTGCTGTAACTAAAAAAGTTATGAAACAAATCGATGAAGAGCTTAACAAACAAACAGTTGCCTATAAAGAAAACATTCAAAAACAACTTACCTTTGCTGTAGGTATATGGATACTATCTTTGATACTATTCTTAATCTCACTTAGAGTTATTAGCAAATTCCAAAAGAACTTAGAAGAACTTGATACAGTTTTAAATAGTATAGGCTCAATATCTAACCAAGATATAAAAATAGATCTAAGAACTTCAGAAGGTATCACAAGAGCCTACTCTATCATACAAGATGCGGTGGACGTTATCGCGATGCAAAAAGCAACCGCTGAAGATGCAAATAAAGCAAAATCAATCTTCCTTGCGAACATGTCGCATGAGATAAGAACTCCACTAAATGGTATTATAGGATTTACCGAGTTACTTAAAAATACAGACCTAGATGAAGAAAAACGAGACTATGTTGATACCATAGAAAGAAGTTCTGAGAACCTACTAACCATTATCAACAATATTCTTGATGTTTCTAAAATTGAAAGTAACAAAGTCGAACTTGAAGATATTTTATTTGACCCTATTTCAGACTTTGAAAGTGCTATTGAAATTTATGTTGCAAAAGCTAGTGAGAAAAATATCGACTTACTATCTTATATCGATCCAAGCTTGGTAAATCACCTATATGGCGATGTTACTAAGATAAAAGAGGTTTTAATTAACCTAATGAGTAACGCGGTTAAATTTACTCCAGAAAACGGTACTATTTTTGTTGAAATATCTCGTCAAGAGTCTAAAAAAGATAACGAGGCAATCATTAGCTTTAGCGTTAAAGATAGTGGTGTTGGTATAGCAGAAGATAAACTAGAAAACATCTTTAATGCATTCTCACAAGCTGACTCTACAGTAACTAGACAGTATGGCGGAACAGGTCTTGGACTTACAATTTCTTCAAAATACGTTTCAATGATGGGTGGTTCACTTCAAGTTGAATCAACCGAGGGAGAAGGCTCAACATTCTTCTTTACACTATCATTTAAAGAAACAGCAAAAACAAATGCACTTAATATATATCAAAACATCAAAGGCAGAAGATTTGCTATATTAACAAATTCACCAGCACACGCTTATAACGTTATCGCTCAAAAATACATAGAGTATATGGGTGGATATGTCAAGCTATTTGATAAAGATGATAACATAGATAGAACTCACTCTGATATATTGATAGTAAGACTAGAAAACTACTCAATGCTAGATAAAAATGTAGATATTCCTATTGTAATTAGTGCAAAACCAAAAGAACTACAAGTACTTAGCATAACAGATGCAAACATCTACACATTATCAGAACCTATGAACGTTACTAAGATACTTAAACTTGTTGATAAGATTGAAAAAGCTGGAAAACTATCAACTTCATCTAGCAAAGAAGAAAGAATAGTCTCACCAACAGTTAAAACAGTACAAAAAGATGAGATAAGACAAAGCGTTGCTAAACAAGAAGCTTCACGAGTAGGCAAGCCAGATTTAAGAGATATCTTAAAAGGTAAAGATAGCACAGAAAAAACACATAACATTATCGATACTCACGAGCTAGATCACGAACTTGAAAGAGAGATACAAGCAAGTCTTGATGATAAAAACACAAAAGATATCAAGATAACTCCTTTAGATATAGATACAAAAGAAGCTGATGAGTCTCCACTAATCCTTGATTTAGACGAGTTAGATGCTATTTTTGAAAAAGAGCCTGAAAAAGCAAAAGAGCCAGTACCTGTAAAAGATACCAAAATCGATGATAGCATTGATGAGCCGATTCATATAGATACTTTTGATGAAATTAAACTTGAAGAAGAGCCTATCCGTATAGAGACTCCAGTTGCCAAGAAAGAGCCTGTATATGAAGAAGTTATTCAAGAAATTGTTACTCCAAAAGTAGAGCAAGTCATCAAAGAGACTCCTAAACCTAGAGCGCCTCAAACCAAAATTATCGAAGAGACTATAATGGTTGATGAAGTCGTTCAAGAAGAGGTAGAAGAATTTGAAGAGGTAGAAGAAACTGTAACTGAGTATGTAGATCAAGAAGTTGAAATTGAAGAGGAGATTGAAGTTCCAGTGGTTGTAGCAAATGCAGCTGCAAGTGGCGATTCTGATGATCCTTTAAAAGCTACATATAATGCAAATATATTGATAGCAGAAGATAACGAAATCAACCAAAAGCTTATAAGACACACATTAAGCAGCTTTGGTATGAATTTAACTATAGTAGAAAACGGACTATTAGCACTTGAGCAAAGAAAAGAAAATGACTTTGATCTTATCTTTATGGATATCGCTATGCCGGTTATGGATGGTGTTGAGGCTACAAAACAAATCAAACTATATGAAGAGACAAACAACCTCCCACACGTTCCTATAGTAGCCGTTACAGCAAACGCACTTAAGGGCGATAGAGAGAGATTTATGTCTCAAGGACTTGATGAGTACTGCACAAAACCGATTAAAAAAGATATCCTAGCTAGCATGCTAGATACATTTATATCGGATAAAAGAGTTGGCGCAGGCGGAACAACAACCACAACTAAAAAACAAAAAGTTAAAAAAACAGTTGTGCAAAAAGTTCCAAAAACTGTCATCAAAAAAGTTTTAAAACCAAAAATCGTTCTTAAAGATGTTGTAAGACAAAAACCAGTTGTTGTAAGAAAAGAGGTATTAATACCGCAAGATGATATTGTTATAGAAGAGGTCAAACCAAGCAAACCTATTTATGAAGCTCAGGTAGTCGAACCTAAAGTTCAAGCACCTGAGAAAAAAGCTCAAATAGTTGAAGATAAGGTTCAAAGCCAAGCTCCAGCCGTAGAAAAAACAGCAGAGAAACAAGATATAAATTTGGAAAAAAGAGATGTGCTAGTTTGTAAAAAAAGCAGACTAGAAAATAAAATTTTCAATAGCATCTTAAAACAACAAATAGATAAAATAGACACAGCAGAAAGTATGGATGAACTTTTGGATTTGTTAAACAAAAACTCATATAAGTTAGTTTTAGTAGATTACAAAGTTCCAAATTTCAGTCCTTCAGCTCTAAACGATACACTAAATGAGCAAAATAGTTCTAGCACAAGCACGATTTTGTTTGCGAATTTAGATAAGGATGATGTTGGATCGCTAGAAAGACAGTTCACAGAGGTAGCAAGTAGTAGCATAAACAAATCTACCCTTGAAAATTTAGTTAAAAAATATATATAA